In Zingiber officinale cultivar Zhangliang chromosome 3A, Zo_v1.1, whole genome shotgun sequence, the DNA window ACTGTATATGTCTGACTATGTCTTTCTCTCTCGATGCCATTACTACAAATATATGTAATATGATTTATAGGGAATCAGTTCAGGTCATAAGGTCACATCTACATCTATTTGAAAGTTCGCAAGTTCATAGGGCAAAAGATAAGATTGATGAAAGTGATCAATAGGAGTTCCATTCATCTATTTTAGGGAAGTTACCAGAACCCTCTGTGCTTAGAGCTCCATTAGAGAGATGCAATGCCACCATTATTATCACAGCACCTTGAGCCTACATATGTCATTTTAAGCTCTATCCTTGACAATAGTCTTGGCTATTGCTTTGATCAGTGTAATAGCTACTGTTGCTATTTTGGTAGTGCCAAGGTTCTTACTaaaaaataacaacaaaataGCAAAAAATGTTGTCATGTAGTGACATGAGGTCTTACAACTTATTGCTGTTGCATACGTCAAAAAGTGTTAGCCGATGCATGCATTAAGCAATTTGTAATAGGAATTTATTGTGTTTGCATCTTCTGAGCTTTCCCATGTGTTAGTCCTAGGACAGGTTGGCAAGGGTGCTGGGGCAGCCTTTTGCCAACTTGTATATAATACTTGTCTCTTTGTAATTGGATATATTTGTACAAAGTATGAATTTATTTTGTAACCTTGGACCATTGTAGTTTTATCTTGCTGATTGAATTGTGGTATATGAGAAAATCTTGACTCTGCCAATTTCACATCATCCAGAGGTTCTCTAACTTGATAGATGGCATGGCTGAAGCGGTTAAAAACTTGAACTTTGATTTGGCGGTCAAGGCAAGTATTGGTGCTCCCTAAAAGATGTATCtaatgatattttttaaatcattatCTTATTACATCCTTTGTTTCTGTGTacttttgattttaaaattgttATAACTTATAAAATTAGCTCTTTCcattgttttcttaaaaatagAGGTTCCAGCACTTTTTGTGAACTAACTCCAAATGTACACAGAAGAAATTTATACATAAAGGGAATGGAAGCTAATGTTTTTGATCATGAAGTTGCTACTGACAGTAACCAAACATGAATTTCATTTAGTCCTATGTGGTGTTTGTGTGATGTTTAGGTTGTTTGTTTTTTTCTGTCTTGTGATTATATCATTCTGTTAGACATTTGAAGGTAATCTTATTGCTACTGTTTGTGTTATTAGGATTATGACAAATGATTATCTGTTGCTACAGATTGAGATTAAGGGTTACATTAGTACTAGATGAGCTGACTAATCATATTAAGATAACCTCTTTGTTGCATGTTGGTTGTAAAGGATATTATGTGTGTTGGCGAGGATGAAATTGGATTAAATTTGTAGCTTCAATATGGAGGAAAACTACAAATGATTTAATTGATTGAATATTATTAGTCATGGAATCTTGCAGTGAAATCAATGATGGTATAAGATTCATGTAGGCGACCTCATATAATCTTAAGTTTGAACAAAAACTGCTTGATGATGGTAGATATTTAAACAGTTGTTACAAGATTTCTTAATTGCTATTCAAAGATTTGCAAGGGAAAGTGATATACCTCTATTATCTCTCAACTCAAGTTCGTTTCACTGAAATCTTTAAGATAATGTCTCTCATTACCCTTTCTTCTGCTTAAGTTAActatttttcatccttttacAATTCTAATAAACatcatgaacactaaagcatgcacataaaataataaaaaaagaatcaAACAATTATGCCATGATCTAGGGATTAGATGTTCAGAGTGGTTCCAGATCAAGTTATTCTTCTCATTTGAATTGATTTCggttttataaatttatattcctAATTGCTTCCATCTTTGATGTTTAGCCTGTACAAAATTCACTGGCATTTCAATATCTTGTAAACGTCCTAGAGGTTGATCTATTACTTCGTCTTAATTTATACAAAGGTAACGagcttctaataaaattttcatttcttaGCTCTCATGTCTTCTCTCCTATTTCTTTAATATGTTTTCCAGTTATTTTGCAGAAACACTAAACTGGTCACTTCTTAGGGAATCAGTAATGAATCTTCTACTGGTATATTCTCTACCTACAAATTTCAAAGGAAGATCTATTTGAATTTCACTAATGCTCAAAACTATGAATTGTTGTTCCAATTCTCTATTTTGAAGACTCTTGGTTCTTAGTTAGCATCAGTGTTAATATACTTATTACAGCTTGAATGTGTAGgtattagggtttagggtttggggtttggggtttggggtttggggtttagggttagggggtttagggtttagggtttagggtgtaGGGTGTAGGGTGTAGGGTGTAGGGTGTAGGGTGTAGGGGTTAGGGGTTAGGGGTTAGGGGTTAGGGGTTAGGGGTtaggggtttagggtttagggtttagggtttagggtttagggtttagggtttagggttttagggttttagggtttagggtttagggtttagggtttagggtttaggggttaGGGGTTAGGGGTtaggggtttagggtttagggtttagggtttagggtttagggtttagggtttagggtttagggtttagggtttagggtttagggtttttagggtttttaggttttagggtttagggtttaggttttTAGGGTTTTTAGggtttttagggtttagggtttagggtttagggtttagggtttagggtccgGGGTCCGGGGTCCGGGGGTCctggggtttagggtttagggtttcaaTCCTCTTGCAGAAAtaattagggtttagggtttagggtttagggtttagggtttagggtttagggttttggggttaggggtttagggtttagggtttagggtttagggttttgggtTTAGCGGTAGGCGGTATACGTGTTGTGGTTGGGGTTGGGGTTTTGGGGTGTGGGGttcagggtttagggtttagggtttagggtttagggtttagggtttagggtttgggtttagggtttgggtttagggtttagggttttagggttttagggtttgggTCCAAAAATGAggataattcttcttaaagtcagtactttatattaaaaatcgaatatattttctatcaaaattgttcctcttattttttagggtttagggtttagggtttagggtttagggtttagggtttagggtttagggtttagggtttagggtttaggggtttagggtttagggttttagggtttagggtttagggtttagggtttagggtttagggtttagggtttagggtttagggtttagggtttagggtttagggtttagggtttagggttttagggttttagggtttggggtttagggtttagggtttagggtttagggtttagggtttggggtttagggtttagggtttagggtttagggtttagggtttagggtttggggtTTTGGGTTTGGGGTTTGGGTTTTGGGTTTTAGGGtttggggtttagggtttagggtttagggtttagggtttagggtttagggtttagggtttagggtttagggtttagggtttagggtttagggtttagggtttagggtttaggggtttagggtttagggtttagggtttagggtttagggtttagggtttagggtttagggtttagggtttagggtttaggggttgGGGGTTAGGGTGTTggggttagggtttagggtttagggtttaagggtttagggttttagggtttagggtttgggtttagggtttaggtttagggtttagggtttagggtttgggtttagggtttagggtttgggttTGGGGTTTAGGGGTTAGGGTTTGGGGTTTAGGGGTTTGGGttttgggtttagggtttagggttttagggtttaggtttaggtttaggtttagggttttagggtttagggtttaggtttagggtttagggtttagggtttagggtttgggtttagggtttagggtttagggtttagggttttttagggtttaggggtttagggtttaggtttagggtttagggtttagggttttagggtttagggtttagggttttagggtttagggttttgggGTTTGGGggttaaggtttagggttttgggttttagggtttagggttttagggtttagggtttagggtttagggtttaggtttgggtttagggtttagggtttagggttttaggtttagggtttagggtttagggtttagggtttagggtttagggtttgggtttagggtttaggtttagggtttagggtttggggtttagggtttagggttttagggtttagggtttagggtttagggtttagggtttagggtttagggtttagggtttagggtttagggtttagggtttagggtttagggtttagggtttagggtttaggtttagggttttagggtttagggtttagggtttagggtttagggtttgggttagggtttagggttttaggtttaggtttagggtttagggtttagggttttagtttagggtttagggtttagggtttagggttttagggtttagggtttgggtttagggtttagggtttagggttttagggtttagggtttagggtttaggtttagggtttaggtttgggtttagggtttagggtttaaggtttagggtttagggtttagggtttgggtttagggtttagggtttagggtttagggtttagggtttagggtttaggtttagggtttagggtttagggtttagggtttagtttaggTTTGgggtagggtttagggtttagggtttagttgGGTTTAGGGTTTAAATTTTGCGCTCACTCAACCCTCGCGCTCACTCACACATTATCTCTTCCAATTATTGCATGCATTGAAAATTTACGGTCAGTTATGCTTGATATCCTCAAATAAATGCATACAGTAAATTTTGCGGCAAGTCACCCTCGCTCTCTCTCTATCTCCGGCAACAATTGCATGCATAAAATTTTTGGGttgtagggttttagggtttaggggatttggggtttagggtttacgattttagggtttagggtttagggttattgAGTTTTAGGGTTGTagggatttagggtttagggttattgAGGTTTAGGGTTGTAGGGTTGTAGGGTTTTAGGGGTTAGGGTTTTTGGGGGTATAACGTTTACGATTTTAGTGTTTAGGGTTAATGAGTTTTAGGGTTGTAGGGATTAAGGGGTTAGGGTTATTGAGTTATAGGGTTTTAGGGTATAGGGTTTAGGGAGTTAGGGTTTAGTGCTAGTGATTTTTAGGGTTGTAGGGTTTACGCTtgtatggtttagggtttagggttattgAGTTATAGGGttttgggtttagggtttagggttttgggtttagggttttgggttttgggtttagggtttagggttttagggtttagggtttagggtttagggtttagggtttagggtttagggtttagggtttagggtttagggtttagggtttagggtttagggtttagggtttagggtttagggtttagggtttagggtttagggtttagggtttagggtttagggtttagggttttagggtttagggtttagggtttagggtttagggtttagggtttagggtttagggtttagggtttaggggttagggtttagggtttagggttttggggtttggggtttagggtttggggtttagggtttagggtttagggtttagggtttagggtttagggt includes these proteins:
- the LOC122053435 gene encoding negative regulator of systemic acquired resistance SNI1-like isoform X2: MCDFASFRVWKLCGDCLTYLGEIPLVGVKTKTFEAWSPFNLASGSEEGAAKDSCYSFDPLRFSNLIDGMAEAVKNLNFDLAVKPVQNSLAFQYLVNVLEVDLLLRLNLYKETLNWSLLRESVMNLLLVYSLPTNFKGRSI
- the LOC122053435 gene encoding negative regulator of systemic acquired resistance SNI1-like isoform X1, whose product is MLSSLSNRGCPTIRVYLSKSDELESSSSDISKLVVVKEAWSPFNLASGSEEGAAKDSCYSFDPLRFSNLIDGMAEAVKNLNFDLAVKPVQNSLAFQYLVNVLEVDLLLRLNLYKETLNWSLLRESVMNLLLVYSLPTNFKGRSI